One Spiribacter halobius DNA segment encodes these proteins:
- a CDS encoding M48 family metallopeptidase — MNRLPAELEVAGQALPIVLRRSRRRTVALHLLPGPELQVRAPRHCPESVLVGFLFSRRGWIQRHLQRLPPPAPQNEYRAGEAHPLLGRAYPLAPLQAPRRRVRLADGRLRVAVPAPGDSEQVARALQAWYRAEAARVFQERLEHWGPLAAARIGTPPAPRLRLRRMRRRWGSCTGSGVVTLNTRLVERCRCLIDYVLVHELCHLRELNHSPRFHALVTELMPDWRTHSEALDRGALVLSPGCTGTACTVPGTVGD; from the coding sequence ATGAACCGGCTGCCGGCGGAGCTTGAGGTCGCCGGGCAGGCGCTGCCGATAGTCCTGCGCCGCAGCCGCCGCCGCACGGTGGCGCTGCATCTGCTGCCCGGCCCGGAGCTGCAGGTGCGGGCACCGCGACACTGTCCGGAGTCGGTGCTGGTGGGTTTTCTGTTCTCGCGCCGGGGGTGGATCCAGCGCCATCTGCAGCGCCTGCCGCCGCCGGCGCCGCAGAACGAATACCGGGCCGGCGAGGCGCATCCGCTGCTCGGGCGGGCCTACCCCCTGGCGCCGCTGCAGGCGCCGCGGCGTCGGGTGCGGCTGGCCGACGGCAGGCTGCGGGTGGCGGTGCCGGCGCCGGGGGATTCGGAGCAGGTGGCGCGGGCGCTGCAGGCCTGGTATCGGGCGGAGGCGGCCCGTGTCTTCCAGGAGCGCCTTGAGCACTGGGGGCCGCTCGCCGCCGCGCGCATCGGCACGCCACCGGCGCCCAGGCTGCGCCTGCGGCGCATGCGCCGGCGCTGGGGCAGCTGCACCGGCAGCGGCGTGGTCACCCTCAACACGCGGCTGGTGGAACGCTGCCGCTGCCTGATCGACTACGTCCTGGTCCACGAGCTCTGCCATCTGCGCGAGCTCAACCACTCGCCGCGCTTCCACGCCCTGGTCACCGAGCTCATGCCCGACTGGCGCACCCACAGCGAGGCCCTGGACCGCGGGGCGCTTGTCCTGTCTCCGGGTTGCACCGGGACGGCCTGCACTGTGCCCGGAACCGTCGGGGATTGA
- a CDS encoding HD-GYP domain-containing protein produces MAVDDLVPGLYVAELDRPWLETPFLFQGFVVEDEAALRTLREYCRHVYVDPERSRPEALRRVPPAASPPPARVTRLRGAPRVVEPGHADVVRAFGEAPQPSGNEFRALLRLARDVRGRSRRIVDRIFRDVRLGRSVDTAEVREIMRDLVAVVTENASASLWLTNLRKRDEYTSIHSMNVCVLALAFGRHLGLRRHDLEELGTGAILHDVGKVRTPDEILNKQERLTEAEMAIVRRHPEDGYRLLQPTGALPEAALQIVRLHHERIDGSGYPLGLAGEQIPQPVLIAGICDVYDAMTSDRPYRKGVPADRVLRMLYDRAEFDFGQALTEGFIRCLGIYPPGCLVQLDDNALAVVVTADPHARLRPVVMLVRDAEGALCRRRTLRNLAAMAAESDRPGRGCNVRRVLNPADHDVDIAAVLAADLATR; encoded by the coding sequence GTGGCGGTCGATGACCTGGTGCCGGGGCTCTATGTGGCGGAGCTCGATCGCCCGTGGCTGGAGACGCCGTTCCTGTTCCAGGGCTTCGTCGTGGAGGACGAGGCGGCGCTACGGACCCTGCGGGAATACTGCCGCCATGTCTACGTCGACCCGGAACGCTCCCGCCCCGAGGCGCTGCGGCGGGTGCCGCCGGCGGCCTCGCCGCCGCCGGCCCGCGTCACGCGGTTGCGCGGGGCGCCCCGGGTCGTGGAGCCGGGTCACGCTGACGTGGTGCGGGCCTTCGGCGAGGCGCCGCAGCCCTCCGGCAACGAGTTCCGGGCACTGCTGCGCCTGGCACGGGACGTCCGCGGGCGCAGTCGGCGCATCGTCGACCGCATCTTCCGGGACGTCCGGCTCGGCCGCAGTGTGGATACCGCCGAGGTGCGCGAGATCATGCGCGACCTGGTCGCCGTGGTGACCGAGAACGCCAGCGCCTCGCTGTGGCTGACCAACCTGCGCAAGCGCGACGAGTACACCTCGATCCACAGCATGAACGTGTGCGTGCTGGCGCTGGCCTTCGGCCGCCACCTCGGCCTGCGCCGACACGATCTCGAAGAGCTGGGCACCGGGGCCATACTGCACGACGTCGGCAAGGTGCGTACGCCGGACGAGATCCTCAACAAGCAGGAACGCCTGACCGAGGCGGAAATGGCCATCGTCCGCCGTCATCCGGAGGACGGCTACCGGCTGCTGCAGCCCACCGGGGCGCTGCCCGAGGCGGCCTTGCAGATCGTGCGCCTGCACCACGAGCGGATCGACGGCAGCGGCTATCCGCTCGGCCTCGCGGGCGAGCAGATCCCGCAGCCGGTGCTCATCGCCGGCATCTGCGATGTCTACGATGCCATGACCAGCGACCGGCCCTACCGCAAGGGCGTGCCGGCGGATCGGGTGCTGCGCATGCTCTACGATCGCGCCGAGTTCGACTTCGGTCAGGCCCTGACGGAGGGATTCATCCGCTGCCTGGGCATCTACCCGCCGGGCTGTCTGGTGCAGCTGGACGACAATGCCCTGGCGGTGGTGGTGACCGCGGACCCTCATGCCCGGCTGCGCCCGGTGGTGATGCTGGTGCGCGATGCCGAGGGGGCGCTCTGCCGCCGCCGGACGCTGCGCAATCTCGCTGCCATGGCCGCGGAGAGCGATCGCCCCGGCCGGGGCTGCAACGTCCGCCGGGTGCTCAACCCCGCGGACCACGACGTCGACATCGCCGCGGTTCTCGCCGCCGACCTCGCCACGCGCTAG
- a CDS encoding serine/threonine protein kinase → MSAEAPTHPFASLGPDTLLGAVEAVGLEPDGRLLALNSYENRVYQIGLEEAAPVVVKFYRPRRWSEDGLREEHAFAEELVGHDIPVVPPLRLQGETLHRHDGFHFAVYPRRGGRPPELDDPDTLEWLGRFLGRIHAVGEVRGFVHRRAIDVAGMGQGSRDYLLASGWIPAYLEPAYASVTRDLLEAVEAAWQRAGAFQQLRLHGDCHPGNILWTDAGPHFVDLDDCATGPAVQDLWMLLSGEREERTVQLSDLIAGYEDFHDFDRRELHLVEPLRTLRIMHYAAWLARRWDDPAFPTAFPWFGTDRYWEEHLLALREQAAALQEPPLVV, encoded by the coding sequence ATGAGCGCCGAAGCCCCGACCCATCCGTTTGCCAGCCTCGGCCCGGATACCCTGCTAGGGGCCGTTGAGGCTGTGGGGCTCGAGCCGGACGGCCGTCTGCTTGCCCTCAACAGCTACGAGAACCGCGTCTATCAGATCGGTCTCGAGGAGGCCGCGCCGGTGGTGGTCAAGTTCTACCGCCCCCGGCGCTGGAGCGAGGACGGGCTGAGGGAGGAGCATGCCTTCGCCGAGGAGCTCGTCGGGCACGACATCCCGGTGGTGCCGCCGCTGCGGCTGCAGGGAGAGACGCTGCATCGCCACGACGGCTTCCACTTCGCGGTCTACCCGCGGCGCGGCGGCCGGCCCCCGGAGCTGGACGACCCGGATACCCTGGAGTGGCTCGGTCGGTTCCTTGGCCGTATCCACGCCGTCGGCGAGGTGCGCGGCTTCGTCCATCGCCGTGCCATCGACGTCGCGGGCATGGGGCAGGGCTCGCGAGACTATCTGCTCGCCAGCGGATGGATCCCGGCGTACCTGGAACCGGCCTACGCGAGCGTCACGCGGGACCTGCTGGAGGCGGTGGAGGCGGCCTGGCAGCGCGCCGGGGCGTTCCAGCAGCTGCGCCTGCACGGCGACTGCCACCCCGGGAATATCCTCTGGACCGACGCCGGGCCGCACTTCGTGGATCTCGACGACTGCGCCACCGGCCCCGCCGTGCAGGACCTCTGGATGCTGCTCTCGGGCGAGCGGGAGGAGCGCACCGTGCAGCTCTCCGATCTAATCGCCGGTTATGAGGACTTCCACGACTTCGACCGTCGCGAGCTGCATCTGGTGGAGCCGCTGCGCACCCTGCGCATCATGCACTACGCTGCCTGGCTCGCCCGGCGCTGGGACGATCCGGCCTTTCCCACCGCGTTCCCCTGGTTCGGCACGGACCGCTACTGGGAGGAGCACCTACTCGCCCTGCGCGAGCAGGCGGCGGCTCTGCAGGAGCCGCCGCTCGTGGTATGA